gattcataaataatttataaaaattcatacaaggattaactatttataaaagaaaaatctataactatgaatctacacatgcactgatcctcaaatttttaccagagttcatacatgacaagaatagcttaccacaaaaatttcatatttttggagcacaggaactctagatataaaataaacaagtttgcatgcattcaaaaatacatttcaaatctctatttaaatctcccaaaatttctactgtaaatgtcaagaacatattttttctaaatactacacttcctaaggaacactaccaaatttatttcacaatttttgaagctaccaaactagagatctaaaaattacaaaacacactcaaatctggaatttttgaactagctttagaataaagggtcgctgacagcagggacccacgcgccagttggacccacgcgtcagcgacgcgaaaacagagcagcggcgcttgcGCAAGCTTGCGTggccacggctcgtcgacggcgagtttgatggcggtgaggtcttcaccatgTGACCTATGTGACCTAGCGCACCGGTTGAGCTACTCTGTGGGACCTCTCGTTGGGGCTATGCACGGCGGCGGTgctcatggcggagcggtggcgcgggacgacggcgagacgccggtggaagctacgACGGCTCAAACAAATGCCACACTGAGCATCACAGAGCTACAGCGGACCTAGCTAGTGCTCTATCATGGcctggggtggacggtggcgatgtggccacgacgacggggctagCGGCAGAGCTCCGACGAGGCTTTGCACGGCGCGGTGGCTTACCGAGCTTGAATAGCGGGCACTGGCTAGCGCAGGGAGTTGCTAGGAAGATGGTGATGCTGTTGTGATGGCGAATGAGCGGCTCAACGCTAGCTGGAGCTAGCTATGGCAACGGCGGAGGCAGGACGAGCTCGGCTATCGCTACGGCGAGGAAGGAGGAGGCAAAATGGGGAAATGAgggcgcggctgagtgcgggcggacgCTGGGGAGTTGAAGGCGCGCTCTGGCCTGGCTTTACCGCGCGGGGCAGGGCGCCGGTGATGCGCGGCCAGCCGCGATgtccacgcggcgcgcggacTCTGCTCCGGTTGGCCACTGAATCAACCGATTCAGTCGCGCAAGGAACAGCCTGACATCGAGTTTTCTCGGCCATTTCaccgctaatccgtggctccaaagCATAAACCATCTAAACAAAaatcatagccctatgtaccagcttcaactttggttaagggagtatgctctaattcgcaaccaataacgagtaatgtcatcaccaagatgggtttgtcaggctgtcagtcgaacaaagacttagaaaatttcacaagtgttgaaatgttgattttgctgatttttgtgatctcaattcaagcatgttaggagctaaattagtcaatgacccaaaaataaaagttgttccttatgtcaaatactacaactttgctttagtgatctcctccatgcaaggtctctaacacctagttcaaacctGGTCAAACATgacacatttaaatgatgatacacatcaaagcatggcttaatgacctatttacccctaactaTGAATATCAaaattgttcataatgatactctaaacatgtttaagcaatttgcaaggtcattcaatcacttcatgtagtagtcactcatagggctagctagtgtaatcacatgaagcttaagtgttggttcatgaaatgtgaccatgacaaagtcctatttgctaacctaggtgttgctatatgtttatgtgactcacatccaccaagtacatgtgtccactcatgatcatatgcatagacacatggagacatgaaataatgagaaaagttgcatatgttaagaaacatgcaataacaagcaaacgttgcagatgtttcagtCTAATGTTTcgattgtaaatgcttgtttatgaatgcttgatgatcatgctcatgttatgcaagtcaagttatgcaaggctaacacccgagatGTTACaatctactacctacaggaccgtatcttcgatctagaaagggaagttagcagcggttagaAAGACGACGGACAATACGACAACAATAATGGTGccgattcataggaggcactttgcaatgatccatattgcacctaccctaaccacaacaacaaggggcctccccTGTCAcccccaccaccaacaacaacaacgggaggctactatggagaaggtgcaacacaatttgctatgtggccacactactaggatgactatctttttcacataccacatctatgtgtttgttgtttggtttaattacctaaggcatgttaggtttagtcaaaggaaactctgtacccaggttcgatacatgtagtcacatgccatttcatgtgtttcatgtgttgatttatataatgccGTACGTCGTTAGGTTTTTTTGCAGCAAGTGTTCATATTTCAATACGTCTGTATCATTAAgcagaatattaagaccataaataatgaaaacaaccacataataaaaagttcaatactataccacattacacaacatattaatactagaagtacgtgtcgacagtagacataggggcaaatacACTTCCAAATCCTTAGTctaaaacgtactgagtaagcaactcatcatccgagtaccagtcctctaccacaaccctgttgctgtggctaggctcacctgcgttgctctgacctgcctgtcacctgtagtaagtggcctccgcttcatctgtggccgctgtggcctgagtgaagaacacgtcgtcattctcctccgcctgtaagcccgcctctgctagagcgatgagctcgctcagtctgctagtgtcgtcctcagcctccttcgcttgcatgcccgcctctgctagagcgatgagctcgcttagtctgccaGTGTTGTCCTCAGCCTCCTGAGCCTGCATGCCcgtctctgctagagcaatgagctcactcaatcTACCAGTGTCgttctcatcctcgtccccctcatcagacaacacaatcggtgattgaacggtgcgaccagctcacgatctatgctcatctaacttcttctcctcataccttgcacgagccacctctacggcatgttcctcgctgcaaccaatcccttcatgtataaaatacaatcagttagcaacgtgattatattacatttaaaatcaggcaacgaaaaaaggctttcaagcactcactggcacataatgtagcaacatgctcgttcaagacctgtatctgtactcttgtctcttcccttgcctcattccttgccctatCCTCCTTTAATGTCattcgcctctccaatccccatttgttaaacccaacatcgatcgggttataaatactgcgctgtctagcaaactcacgcatattttctttgtgatgtttaacgaataggttgacgtagtcaggtccatatcccctcttccatgcaattagttgcatcttctttagttcatccaagaacttagcttgaccatcataacattcccacctgcattttttAGTgttctgttcaaaagaaatattatatcatatattcttagcaaaagaaacaaaatacgatttcatgtttaccacaaaaataatgaacctcatcatactcaatcatatggccgcaataatggcctatttcaagctccgaagggactaggccataattagatttaacaccacattcgcacatgacaggaggtgctttgtagattacccttttttcttctttttcttaaccCTCCGTAGTTCTTCCggtcattggttcttaggaccatacaaccattccttgaaacgacacttcaccattgaaaacacctaaataatgagacatgagtacatgaacacatatagatCAAGATTTGaatacatacactttgcacttacttcatgcttgtttggatacacaaactccaatgtattctcaggatttatcatagctcgatttctacaatcgcacagaggaggttcctcgagtcatctaactgcgcctaggtgcttctccttagtcgtcattggcggagggttaggggggtagaatccaccgcttgaagtgctcacgtggatgtctccctctaaaccaatcatcgaaaaggaggtacctaggatcaaacttatctgcaccatcgatccactgaaagaaaaagtacctcatggtcctacacaatgagattccaataaaatattagtagcatacttacataaataaagaaaaatgatagtggaaataatttcttacattaaaacgattgcatgtgtagaagcaacgcgtcgctatgtccggatgtttcgattgaaaaacatgggccgagaaaccacagtcacagttagggacaaggAGGTGAGGAGGGATAGGGACATCTTTGCTAGATGCATCGGGGTATAATTATCgaggacgaccctgttttcgtcaaaactcctcccaaaacatttcttgcatctaacaaaacggatgtaatttaacaaacttagatcaaaacatcacaaataaatgtcaacgagaaccataactacaatacaaccaatttcgttctaagaaccaaaagcagttaacattaaaccataaacctagggtttcctatttgatGGACAACAATGAAccaataacataactacatgcgcctaggtttgctagcttttttcaTGCCTTGGTATCATCCTaaggttgtataatacatatattgagggatagaataaaaccctaagtaaaatccgactaatatataccgaatcgatgcaaaaaaaaactaggaggggagcgaggataccttgctcttgaagatctacggatcaaatcaagtgGAGAGAGAAAAATctgagagagaggagaaagaagaggaagaacgctcaagcaggaaggttgggccggggttatatggcagggagctcggcgctaaGATCTACTGGCGTCGAggtcggcgccagagtgactggcgccgagctccctgccatgtcatcCACCGAGCCATGGCGccaagacgtgttagctcggcgccaacaTCAatagcgccgagctaagggtatATTTTTTGAATTCTTTTCATCAGGAGTCTTTTTGTTAGAAACTTCTAAAAAATAATggttaaattgtaaaaaattcggtgGAGACGTGGAGTCCTCTGCTGCTACTGTACACCACCCATCGTACCTCCTCCAATTCAATTGTACCTTGGAGCCGGCGTCCTCCAGATCCAAGATCAATTGTAGCAGCCGCAGCCGGCGGCGGGTCGTCGTCTCCATCCTCCCGGTCCCGGCGGCCCCAGCAACTGCAATCCTCCAGCACCACCATCCGCGAGAGCAAGCAGCAGGTGACGCTGAAGCTGACGTACCTGGAGATCAACAGCTGGGTGTGGGAGGTGCAGCAGCAAGGCCAAGCCCGAGCCCCTGTGCGCATCCTGGTGGATCCCCTGGTCGTCGGCAACCTCGACTTCGGCGCGCCCTGGCTGTTCGACGGCGCCAAGAAGAATCCCAAGGTGAAGGCCCTAGGGGTGGACGACCTGCTGGCGCCGGAGGCGAGGCCGGACCTGCTGCTCATCACGCAGAGCCTGGACGACCACTGCCACGTCCGGACGCTGACGCAGCTGTCCGCCAGGGCGCCTGACCTGCCGGTGGTGACCACCCCCAACGCGCAGCCAGTGCTCGACTCCCTGCCCACGCCCTTCCGCCGTGTCACCTACCTCGACCCCGGCCAGTCCACCGTCGTCAACCAGCAGGTCCGGGTGCTGGCCACCGCAGGCCCCGTCCTGGGGCCGCCGTGGCAGCGCCCCGAGAACGGCTACATCCTCATGGCCGCCGCAGGTGATTGTGATGGTGATGAGAGCGGCCCCGGCCTCCTCTACTACGAGCCGCACTGCGTCTACGACAGGTCCTTCCTGGAGGACAAGCGGCTGCGGGCGGACGTCGTCATCACGCCGGTGGTGAAGCAGCTCCTTCCAGCCAACTTCACCCTCGTCTCCGGCCAGGAGGACGCCGTCGACCTGGCCAGGCTGCTGCGAGCCAGGTACGTGGTACCCATGAGCAACGGCGACGTCGACGCCGGCGGACTCCTGGCAACCGTGCTCACCAAACAGGGGACGACGCAGTCCTTCCAGGCCTTGCTGTCGGAGGCGCTTCCCCAGGCGCAGGTCCTCGAACCCACGCCCGGCGTgccgctccaagttcaactgcaGCTGGACATCATAGATCGATGATGGGCAATGAGCACAGATCGACGCCACAAGGCGTACCTGTCTGTGCATATAAATATATAGCATCTTCAGCCAGAATCATAGCATCTCTCTACATATATACATACATTCTCAGAGTTTAG
The sequence above is drawn from the Miscanthus floridulus cultivar M001 chromosome 15, ASM1932011v1, whole genome shotgun sequence genome and encodes:
- the LOC136507844 gene encoding uncharacterized protein, whose translation is MAGSSALRSTGVEVGARTWSPLLLLYTTHRTSSNSIVPWSRRPPDPRSIVAAAAGGGSSSPSSRSRRPQQLQSSSTTIRESKQQVTLKLTYLEINSWVWEVQQQGQARAPVRILVDPLVVGNLDFGAPWLFDGAKKNPKVKALGVDDLLAPEARPDLLLITQSLDDHCHVRTLTQLSARAPDLPVVTTPNAQPVLDSLPTPFRRVTYLDPGQSTVVNQQVRVLATAGPVLGPPWQRPENGYILMAAAGDCDGDESGPGLLYYEPHCVYDRSFLEDKRLRADVVITPVVKQLLPANFTLVSGQEDAVDLARLLRARYVVPMSNGDVDAGGLLATVLTKQGTTQSFQALLSEALPQAQVLEPTPGVPLQVQLQLDIIDR